Proteins encoded in a region of the Mycteria americana isolate JAX WOST 10 ecotype Jacksonville Zoo and Gardens chromosome 9, USCA_MyAme_1.0, whole genome shotgun sequence genome:
- the LOC142414682 gene encoding LOW QUALITY PROTEIN: uncharacterized protein LOC142414682 (The sequence of the model RefSeq protein was modified relative to this genomic sequence to represent the inferred CDS: inserted 1 base in 1 codon), whose protein sequence is MPAGAGAGPGLPGXGCALAGERRGVGGPGGSARGRAMHKPMEKSQNFRIEALLAEEPARSASPPGLSPGSPAASPGPAGRSDTPSPRAPPAAAPLAPAGFVPKPGLLHLPGPGLGALPALYPPAVYPLPALGGQHPAFAYTGIPHLPPPGAEHLKAAVAGSFPLEHWIRAGMLVPRLSDFHAAPQSGLMGKCRRPRTAFTSQQLLELENQFKLNKYLSRPKRFEVATSLMLTETQVKIWFQNRRMKWKRSRKAKEQGAQAEAEKQRGLSKACEKLLPGEPRGQAAESPEFMGRSPGSGFLHHSTAELGYGPDSSCSGGEEEEEEEDEMGATERKIGSVL, encoded by the exons ATGCCCGCCGGTGCCGGCGCtggcccggggctgcccg cgggcTGTGCCCTGGCAGGGGAGCGGCGGGGTGTCGGGGGGCCCGGCGGCTCCGCACGGGGCCGGGCCATGCACAAGCCCATGGAGAAGTCCCAAAACTTCCGCATCGAGGCGCTCCTGGCTGAAGAGCCGGCGCGGAGCGCCTCcccgccggggctgagccccgggagccccgcggcgagccccggccccgccgggcgctccGACACCCCCTCGCCGCgggcgcccccggccgccgcgcccctcgccccggccggCTTCGTCCCCAAGCCCGGCTTGCTGCAcctccccggccccgggctcGGCGCCCTGCCGGCCCTCTACCCGCCCGCCGTGTACCCGCTCCCGGCCCTGGGGGGCCAGCACCCCGCTTTCGCCTACACCGGCATCCCCCAcctgccgccgcccggcgcgGAGCACCTGAAGGCGGCCGTGGCCGGCTCCTTCCCGCTGGAGCACTGGATCCGAGCCGGGATGCTGGTGCCGAGGCTCTCCGACTTCCACG CCGCCCCGCAGTCTGGCTTGATGGGGAAGTGCCGTCGACCCCGCACAGCCTTcaccagccagcagctcctggagctggAGAACCAGTTCAAGCTCAACAAGTACCTGTCCAGACCCAAGCGCTTTGAGGTGGCCACATCACTGATGCTCACCGAGACGCAG GTGaagatctggttccagaaccgcCGCATGAAGTGGAAACGGAGCCGCAAAGCCAAGGAGCAGGGGGCTCAGGCAGAGGCCGAGAAGCAACGAGGGCTCAGCAAAGCCTGCGAGAAGCTGCTGCCCGGCGAGCCCCGGGGACAAGCTGCCGAAAGCCCCGAGTTCATGGGGCGCAGCCCCGGCTCAGGCTTCCTGCACCACAGTACCGCCGAGCTGGGCTACGGCCCGGACTCCTCCTGCTCGGGGGgcgaggaggaagaagaagaggaggacgAGATGGGTGCCACGGAGAGGAAGATTGGCTCTGTGTTGTGA